Proteins encoded by one window of Cylindrospermum stagnale PCC 7417:
- a CDS encoding WG repeat-containing protein, translated as MTLSNSLEQVQVSNASQIQKQESSQLFPIVQNGKWGYINSTGQIIIKPQFDETGWFSEGLAAVKIANKSGYINKAGQILIKPNFDSAYDFSEGLAAVDIGGKMGYVNKTGKLVIRPQFELTYRFSEGLAAVRIKLDQWGYIDKNGKMAILPQFNEARDFSKGLALVTIDERASYINKTGQVLIKPPSNLVRKFSEGLAAVRIADKVGYIDTTGRMVIEPQFDEGYDFSEGLAVVATGVISADSQPPDMSNVKWGYIDKTGQMVIEPQFKGRPVDFSEGLAAVRVGEKWGYIDKTGQMVIAPQFDWASVFTEGLGWVMVGEKQGYIDKTGKYIWNPKN; from the coding sequence GTGACTTTAAGTAATTCTTTAGAACAGGTGCAGGTATCCAATGCCTCACAGATCCAGAAACAGGAATCAAGTCAACTGTTTCCTATTGTTCAGAATGGTAAGTGGGGTTATATTAATTCGACGGGGCAGATTATTATCAAGCCACAGTTTGATGAAACTGGGTGGTTCTCCGAAGGATTAGCAGCCGTCAAGATTGCCAATAAGTCGGGTTATATCAACAAAGCTGGACAAATCTTGATTAAACCAAATTTTGATTCTGCCTATGACTTTTCCGAAGGACTGGCTGCTGTAGATATTGGTGGCAAGATGGGCTATGTCAATAAGACAGGTAAATTAGTTATTCGTCCACAGTTTGAGTTAACTTATAGGTTCTCTGAAGGGTTAGCAGCAGTCAGAATTAAATTGGATCAATGGGGCTATATTGATAAGAACGGCAAGATGGCCATCTTGCCTCAGTTTAATGAGGCTAGGGACTTTTCTAAAGGGCTGGCATTGGTCACAATAGATGAACGAGCGAGCTATATCAACAAAACCGGACAGGTACTCATTAAGCCACCTTCAAACTTGGTTAGGAAATTCTCCGAAGGGTTAGCTGCTGTTAGAATTGCAGACAAAGTAGGTTACATTGACACAACTGGTCGGATGGTTATTGAACCCCAGTTTGATGAAGGTTATGACTTTTCTGAAGGGCTAGCAGTAGTAGCAACTGGTGTTATCTCTGCTGACAGCCAACCACCAGACATGAGCAATGTCAAATGGGGCTATATTGACAAAACTGGACAAATGGTTATTGAACCTCAGTTTAAAGGGCGACCTGTTGACTTTTCCGAAGGGCTGGCAGCAGTGAGGGTTGGAGAAAAGTGGGGCTATATCGACAAAACTGGGCAGATGGTTATAGCACCCCAGTTTGATTGGGCTAGTGTCTTCACCGAAGGGCTAGGATGGGTAATGGTTGGTGAAAAGCAAGGTTATATTGACAAGACAGGGAAGTATATCTGGAATCCCAAAAACTGA
- a CDS encoding ATP-binding protein: MNLNNEWYTANYEYFLGAISLVRQTLENAIESQENQPLRDIQPSVNFGMSAPSALEQLCTIFNLTEFERNVLLLCAAMEGDYSLGSLCGQVLGDMQLAYPSIILAMEVLPGADWSAWTADAPLRHWQLIQIQGGITHTQNPLRIDERIFHYLLGLQSQDERLKGIISPITAVDFLVPSHEKIAQEVAAIWTEGKPGKNFPIVQLYGDDFTSMQAIAAAASAMLGLPISTISPIHLPKDINELNNILLLWEREAILTNSVLLIDSESDELEKAQQNAIFQIIDKINSLLIITSRERMGQRRRPLICLEVHHPTRNEQSALWEIALGELADNNNENINNILVNQFNLNAPTIEAVCTEVRGKLAESRGEIGELQNLLWDTCRAQARLGLDDLAQQIPAKATWDDLVFTKTQKQILQSIAGHVRQRIQVYENWGFAGASRRGLGISALFAGASGTGKTTSAEVLANELRLDLYRIDLSAVASKYIGETEKNLRRIFDAADAGAAILLFDEADALFGKRSEVKDARDRFQRALRAIAMLIWKSAICSSGWKSTKV, translated from the coding sequence ATGAATTTGAATAACGAATGGTACACCGCTAATTATGAATATTTCCTTGGTGCAATATCTTTAGTGCGCCAAACTCTAGAAAATGCCATTGAAAGCCAAGAAAATCAACCACTCCGAGATATTCAGCCATCTGTCAACTTTGGGATGTCTGCGCCTTCAGCTTTAGAGCAACTTTGTACCATTTTTAACTTGACAGAATTTGAGCGAAATGTATTGTTGTTGTGTGCCGCGATGGAAGGCGATTATTCTTTGGGTTCTCTGTGCGGTCAGGTGTTAGGAGATATGCAATTGGCTTATCCCTCGATAATTTTGGCAATGGAAGTTTTACCGGGAGCAGACTGGAGTGCTTGGACTGCTGATGCTCCTTTACGTCATTGGCAATTAATCCAAATTCAAGGTGGTATAACTCATACCCAAAACCCGTTACGAATTGATGAGCGCATATTTCACTATCTTCTTGGTTTACAATCTCAGGATGAGCGTCTTAAAGGCATAATTTCACCCATTACCGCAGTTGATTTTTTAGTTCCCTCTCATGAGAAAATAGCCCAAGAAGTGGCAGCAATTTGGACTGAGGGTAAACCAGGTAAAAATTTCCCGATTGTACAGTTATATGGCGATGATTTTACCAGTATGCAAGCTATAGCTGCGGCTGCTAGTGCCATGTTAGGACTACCAATTTCCACTATATCTCCAATACATCTTCCCAAGGATATTAATGAGCTAAATAATATTCTCCTGCTTTGGGAAAGAGAGGCAATATTAACTAATTCAGTCTTGTTAATTGATAGTGAAAGTGATGAATTAGAAAAAGCCCAACAAAATGCTATTTTCCAAATTATTGATAAAATTAATAGCTTACTAATTATCACTAGCCGCGAGAGAATGGGGCAAAGGCGGCGTCCTTTAATCTGCCTAGAAGTTCATCACCCAACCAGAAATGAGCAAAGCGCCCTCTGGGAAATTGCTTTGGGTGAATTAGCAGATAATAACAATGAAAATATCAATAATATTCTAGTAAATCAGTTTAATCTCAATGCACCGACAATTGAGGCTGTGTGTACTGAAGTTCGGGGAAAGTTGGCAGAATCTAGGGGAGAAATTGGTGAGCTTCAAAATCTGTTATGGGATACTTGCCGCGCTCAAGCACGTCTGGGCTTAGATGATCTAGCCCAACAGATTCCTGCTAAAGCAACTTGGGATGATTTAGTTTTTACGAAGACGCAAAAACAAATTTTGCAAAGTATTGCTGGACATGTTCGTCAACGTATCCAAGTTTATGAAAATTGGGGATTTGCTGGTGCTTCTCGACGGGGTTTAGGTATTAGTGCTTTGTTTGCTGGGGCTAGCGGCACTGGGAAAACTACATCTGCGGAAGTGTTAGCTAATGAACTCCGCCTAGATTTATACCGAATTGACCTCAGCGCTGTTGCTAGTAAGTATATCGGTGAGACGGAAAAGAACCTGCGGCGGATTTTTGATGCGGCAGATGCAGGGGCGGCGATTTTGCTGTTTGATGAGGCTGATGCTTTGTTTGGTAAGCGTTCTGAGGTTAAGGATGCACGCGATCGCTTCCAGCGGGCGCTCCGCGCCATCGCTATGCTAATATGGAAGTCAGCTATTTGCTCCAGCGGATGGAAGAGTACCAAGGTTTAG
- a CDS encoding eCIS core domain-containing protein — translation MSRHKVQKSSFGNNAAPKKSSSLNPANSWTNPYQQRNAQSAEQPINTVKPPTTAEWLQDNVFLKAIETRKAQLQRQQLEENAGTEPQIESIQTKLTVGEPGDKYEQEADMMASRVMSMPDNAVQRLLKPEEQTEQEIQTKPLANAITPLVQRAAMPVSDGSSQANGNIETRLNSTKGGGSPLSADVRGFMEPRFGADFSQVRVHTGSEAVQMNRELGAQAFAHGSNIYFGASKAPGNNELTAHELTHVVQQTGAKTLQQKPVTEPKTLVLQAMMIRWTIQRRVPQQSASKDGTFAIRSTAGSTVKVGTQITYSIVPTNPTPIASGSSYHYQWSIENDHNTYATYVKTNPGLRQTLESPIDAQKWSLRAAFPGTHRIKGKVLFNDRPVSNLVFQQTVTDDGRSLLHKNLMQAANQANVDKDVKEWTTLDLIKWKFPKLGEPNYIHDFKKQWVRGYRQVIKSAATQFNLPEVLVGGVAYNEVGGDPLWIDDIAHAIRTFDHSADPLLEPLTINKKPELTSFGNLSTQVRRAAETLGYEPEKLSNEQERMIIDSLKDPKQGIFIAVGHLAELRDIDFPGKGAAQMTLDDIKVTATRYNRGSHLSIEQIKRNLIYGEAIINKYQQLIALLND, via the coding sequence ATGTCTCGCCACAAAGTACAAAAGTCATCTTTTGGGAACAATGCGGCTCCCAAGAAAAGCAGTTCTTTGAACCCAGCAAACTCTTGGACAAACCCTTATCAACAGAGAAACGCCCAAAGCGCAGAACAGCCGATAAACACTGTCAAGCCACCGACAACAGCCGAATGGCTGCAAGATAATGTCTTCCTCAAAGCGATAGAAACTAGAAAAGCGCAACTTCAGAGACAGCAGCTAGAGGAGAATGCTGGCACTGAACCACAGATAGAATCAATTCAGACAAAGTTAACAGTGGGGGAGCCTGGGGATAAATACGAGCAAGAAGCAGACATGATGGCTAGTCGAGTTATGTCTATGCCTGATAATGCTGTGCAACGGCTCCTGAAACCAGAGGAACAGACAGAACAGGAAATACAAACCAAGCCTCTAGCAAATGCTATTACCCCACTTGTGCAACGGGCAGCAATGCCAGTAAGCGATGGCAGTTCACAGGCTAATGGTAATATTGAAACTCGGCTGAATAGCACTAAAGGTGGTGGTAGTCCATTATCGGCTGATGTGCGAGGCTTCATGGAACCCCGCTTTGGGGCTGATTTCAGTCAGGTGAGGGTGCATACGGGTTCTGAAGCGGTGCAGATGAACCGGGAGTTGGGCGCACAGGCGTTTGCTCATGGCAGTAATATTTACTTTGGTGCGTCCAAGGCTCCTGGTAATAATGAGTTGACGGCGCATGAGTTGACTCATGTGGTGCAGCAGACAGGAGCAAAAACACTACAGCAGAAGCCTGTTACTGAACCAAAGACGCTTGTGCTGCAAGCGATGATGATCAGATGGACAATTCAACGCAGAGTTCCTCAACAGTCAGCTTCTAAAGATGGGACATTTGCCATCAGGTCTACAGCTGGTTCTACGGTCAAGGTAGGAACTCAAATAACCTATTCCATCGTACCAACCAATCCCACCCCCATTGCCAGTGGTAGTTCTTATCATTACCAGTGGTCGATAGAGAATGATCATAATACCTACGCGACTTATGTGAAAACCAATCCAGGACTTCGTCAAACTCTAGAAAGTCCAATCGATGCTCAAAAATGGAGTCTGAGAGCAGCTTTTCCTGGGACGCATCGCATCAAAGGGAAAGTCCTGTTTAATGATAGACCCGTCTCGAACCTAGTTTTTCAACAGACCGTTACGGACGATGGACGCAGCCTTTTACATAAAAATCTTATGCAAGCAGCTAATCAAGCAAATGTGGATAAAGATGTCAAAGAATGGACAACTTTAGACCTCATTAAATGGAAGTTTCCAAAACTAGGCGAGCCTAACTACATCCATGATTTTAAGAAGCAATGGGTTAGAGGATATCGACAGGTGATCAAGTCCGCTGCCACACAGTTTAATCTCCCTGAAGTTCTTGTTGGGGGAGTTGCGTACAACGAAGTAGGTGGCGACCCTCTGTGGATTGATGATATTGCCCATGCAATTCGTACCTTTGATCATTCAGCTGACCCACTGCTAGAGCCGTTAACCATTAACAAGAAGCCTGAACTAACCTCCTTTGGTAATCTTAGTACCCAAGTTCGCCGAGCAGCTGAAACATTGGGATATGAGCCGGAAAAATTAAGTAATGAACAAGAGAGAATGATTATTGATTCCCTCAAAGACCCTAAACAGGGAATTTTTATTGCGGTCGGTCATTTGGCTGAACTGAGAGATATCGATTTTCCTGGTAAAGGCGCAGCACAAATGACCTTAGATGACATCAAAGTAACAGCAACCCGTTACAATCGTGGATCACATTTAAGTATCGAACAAATCAAGCGGAACTTGATCTATGGCGAAGCTATTATCAATAAGTACCAACAGTTGATAGCGTTACTCAATGATTAA
- a CDS encoding Imm42 family immunity protein produces the protein MILGDKQEFALECVVDRRENEPQNYLFGHIALWAGESMIGDFSLTVILDIPYAYFKDSLTECGQRKDPFVMGIAAVEAWNFLDSALYGDNSESDWSSEQLEEKYRKFCICPGFSEAFDGETAFLIEGEQEERFIWRDFASQSIKEIRLKPETYKHIVESFVTWYSNLIST, from the coding sequence ATGATATTAGGGGATAAACAAGAATTTGCTCTAGAGTGTGTGGTAGATCGGAGAGAAAACGAGCCACAAAACTACTTATTTGGACATATTGCTCTTTGGGCTGGAGAATCTATGATAGGAGATTTTTCTTTGACGGTAATACTGGATATTCCTTATGCTTATTTTAAAGATTCTTTAACAGAATGCGGACAAAGAAAAGATCCATTTGTGATGGGAATTGCTGCCGTAGAAGCTTGGAATTTTCTCGACTCGGCTCTTTACGGTGATAATAGTGAATCTGATTGGAGTTCAGAGCAACTAGAGGAAAAATATAGAAAGTTTTGTATATGTCCAGGTTTTTCTGAAGCATTTGATGGAGAAACAGCTTTCCTTATTGAAGGTGAACAAGAGGAAAGATTCATTTGGAGAGATTTTGCATCTCAGTCCATTAAGGAAATCAGATTAAAACCTGAAACATATAAACATATAGTTGAATCTTTTGTTACTTGGTATTCCAATCTCATTAGCACTTGA
- a CDS encoding ATP-binding protein, giving the protein MTLNNDWYTANYQYLLRAIFLVHKTLENTIESQEHQPLKDIPLSINLGMSAPSALEQLCTIFQLTEFERNVLLLCAAAELDSSLGSLCGQVLGDMQLAYPSISLAMKVLPATDWSAWTVDAPLRHWQLIQIQGGITHTQNPLRIDERIFHYLLGLQSQDERLKGIISPITPVEFLVPSHEQIAQQVAATWNEVKPGQKLPIVQLYGDDFSSMQAIAISASAMLGLPISTISAIHLPKDINELNHILLLWEREAILTNSILLLDIEIDELDMAQQNTIAQIIDKINSLLIITSRERMAKRRRPLICLEVHHPTRNEQSALWEIALGELADNNNEDINNILVNQFNLNAPTIEAVCTEVRGRLAEARGEIGDLQNLLWDTCRAQARLGLDDLAQQIPAKATWDDLVFTKTQKQILQSIAGHVRQRIQVYEKWGFAGASRRGLGISALFAGASGTGKTTSAEVLANELRLDLYRIDLSAVASKYIGETEKNLRRIFDAADAGAAILLFDEADALFGKRSEVKDARDRYANMEVSYLLQRMEEYQGLAILTTNLKDAIDTAFMRRIRFIVKFDFPDAKQREEIWQRIFPKNTPTKELNYTNLGRLNVAGGNIRNIALNAAFIAADAGESVMMKHIKQSAQIEYLKLGMMLTDVETRGWV; this is encoded by the coding sequence ATGACTTTGAACAACGACTGGTACACCGCTAATTATCAATATTTGCTAAGGGCAATATTTTTAGTACACAAAACTCTAGAAAATACAATTGAAAGCCAAGAACATCAACCACTCAAAGATATTCCGCTATCTATCAACCTTGGGATGTCTGCACCTTCAGCTTTAGAGCAGCTTTGTACCATTTTTCAACTCACAGAATTTGAGCGCAATGTATTGTTGCTATGCGCTGCTGCTGAATTGGATTCTTCCTTGGGTTCTCTGTGCGGTCAGGTGTTAGGAGATATGCAATTGGCTTATCCCTCGATAAGTTTGGCAATGAAAGTTTTACCCGCAACAGACTGGAGTGCTTGGACTGTTGATGCTCCTTTACGTCATTGGCAATTAATCCAAATTCAAGGTGGTATAACTCATACCCAAAATCCGTTACGAATTGATGAGCGCATATTTCACTATCTTCTTGGTTTACAATCTCAAGATGAACGTCTTAAAGGCATAATTTCACCGATTACCCCAGTTGAATTTTTAGTTCCTTCTCACGAGCAAATAGCCCAACAAGTGGCAGCAACTTGGAATGAGGTTAAACCAGGGCAAAAATTACCGATTGTGCAGTTATATGGCGATGATTTTAGCAGTATGCAAGCTATTGCTATTTCTGCCAGTGCTATGTTAGGACTACCAATTTCCACTATATCTGCAATACATCTGCCCAAGGATATTAATGAGCTAAATCACATTCTCCTGCTTTGGGAAAGAGAAGCAATATTGACTAATTCCATATTATTACTCGATATTGAAATTGATGAATTAGACATGGCTCAACAAAATACTATTGCCCAAATTATTGATAAAATTAATAGCTTACTAATTATCACTAGCCGCGAGAGAATGGCAAAAAGGCGGCGTCCTTTAATCTGCCTGGAAGTTCATCATCCAACCAGAAATGAGCAAAGCGCACTCTGGGAAATTGCTTTGGGAGAATTAGCAGATAATAACAATGAAGATATCAATAATATTCTAGTAAATCAGTTTAATCTAAACGCACCGACAATTGAGGCTGTGTGTACTGAAGTTCGGGGAAGGTTGGCAGAAGCTAGGGGAGAAATTGGTGATCTTCAAAATCTTTTATGGGATACTTGCCGCGCTCAAGCACGTCTGGGCTTAGATGATCTAGCCCAACAGATTCCTGCTAAAGCAACTTGGGATGATTTAGTTTTTACTAAGACGCAAAAACAAATTTTGCAAAGTATTGCTGGACATGTTCGTCAACGTATCCAAGTTTATGAAAAGTGGGGATTTGCTGGTGCTTCTCGACGGGGTTTAGGTATTAGTGCTTTGTTTGCAGGGGCTAGCGGCACTGGGAAAACTACATCTGCGGAAGTGTTAGCTAATGAACTCCGCCTAGATTTATACCGGATTGACCTCAGTGCTGTTGCTAGTAAGTATATCGGTGAGACGGAAAAGAACCTGCGACGGATTTTTGATGCGGCAGATGCCGGGGCGGCGATTTTGCTGTTTGATGAGGCTGATGCTTTGTTTGGTAAGCGTTCTGAGGTTAAGGATGCACGCGATCGCTATGCTAATATGGAGGTCAGCTATTTGCTCCAGCGGATGGAAGAATACCAAGGTTTAGCTATCCTCACGACTAATTTAAAGGATGCGATTGATACCGCATTCATGAGGCGGATCAGGTTTATTGTCAAGTTTGATTTCCCCGATGCCAAGCAAAGAGAAGAGATTTGGCAGCGGATTTTCCCTAAAAATACCCCTACTAAGGAACTAAATTATACTAATTTAGGGCGGTTAAATGTCGCGGGTGGGAATATCCGTAATATTGCTTTGAATGCTGCTTTTATTGCTGCTGATGCTGGGGAATCGGTGATGATGAAGCATATTAAGCAATCTGCACAGATTGAATATCTGAAGCTGGGAATGATGCTCACTGATGTCGAAACTAGGGGTTGGGTGTGA
- a CDS encoding DUF4157 domain-containing protein: MSRHKVQKSSFGNNAAPKKSSSLNQASSWTNPYQQRNAKASEQPINTVKPPTAEEWLKDNIMLRAIETRQAQLQRQQLEENPGTEPQLEPVQAKLTVGKPGDKYEQEADMMASRVMSMPDNAVQRASAEVQTKSANAFTPIVQRAARPEMGGTSQASGNLVGRLNSSKGGGRPLPNDVRGFMEPRFGADFSQVRVHTDSTAVQMSRELGAQAFTHGSDVYYGEGKAPGNNELTAHELTHVVQQVGNTMQAKSSQEKAGTVPDQAEAKSNIKAKSKISATAQKIVDLARGEVGSTVWARAANRAPYGPPQAWKCNIFVYEIATKAGASIPLNTRFSWTKFSNVQYPPLATDWEKSSISGWSTVSIPQPGDVAAYSGHVGFVSSPKTTISANETNVVENDWGFRGGQKPVFKRYG; encoded by the coding sequence ATGTCTCGTCATAAAGTACAAAAGTCATCTTTTGGGAACAATGCGGCTCCCAAGAAAAGCAGTTCTTTGAACCAAGCAAGCTCTTGGACAAACCCTTATCAACAGAGAAATGCCAAAGCCTCAGAACAGCCGATAAATACTGTCAAGCCACCGACAGCAGAGGAATGGCTCAAAGATAACATCATGCTCAGAGCCATAGAAACAAGACAAGCTCAACTCCAAAGACAACAGCTAGAGGAGAATCCTGGCACTGAACCACAGCTAGAACCAGTTCAGGCAAAGTTAACAGTGGGGAAGCCTGGGGATAAATACGAACAGGAAGCAGACATGATGGCTAGTCGAGTTATGTCTATGCCTGATAATGCTGTGCAACGGGCATCAGCAGAAGTACAAACCAAGTCTGCAAATGCTTTCACCCCAATTGTGCAACGAGCAGCAAGACCAGAAATGGGTGGAACTTCACAGGCTAGTGGTAATTTGGTAGGTCGGTTGAATAGTAGTAAAGGTGGTGGTAGACCTTTACCAAATGATGTGCGAGGGTTCATGGAACCCCGCTTTGGTGCAGATTTCAGCCAAGTGCGGGTGCATACAGATAGTACCGCAGTGCAGATGAGTCGGGAGTTAGGCGCACAGGCATTTACTCATGGGAGTGATGTTTACTATGGGGAAGGGAAAGCGCCTGGTAATAATGAGTTGACTGCCCATGAGTTGACTCACGTAGTGCAGCAGGTTGGTAATACCATGCAGGCAAAATCATCTCAAGAAAAAGCTGGCACTGTACCTGACCAAGCTGAGGCAAAAAGCAACATTAAGGCAAAAAGCAAGATTAGTGCTACAGCACAAAAAATAGTTGACCTTGCACGGGGAGAAGTTGGTAGTACAGTTTGGGCGCGTGCTGCCAATAGAGCACCATATGGTCCACCACAAGCTTGGAAATGCAACATATTTGTATATGAAATCGCTACTAAAGCTGGTGCATCAATTCCTCTAAACACAAGATTCAGTTGGACTAAGTTCAGTAACGTTCAATATCCCCCTTTGGCCACAGACTGGGAGAAGTCAAGCATTTCAGGGTGGAGTACTGTAAGTATACCCCAGCCCGGTGATGTAGCTGCTTATTCTGGACATGTGGGCTTTGTGTCTAGTCCTAAAACAACAATATCTGCCAACGAAACCAATGTGGTTGAGAACGACTGGGGCTTCAGAGGAGGTCAGAAACCAGTCTTTAAAAGATACGGATAG
- a CDS encoding polyprenyl synthetase family protein: MDSLKSLYPEIRAVLQNSIPNYWPELKLLLGKLFEEPMIPEAILPLASCQAVNGEAKDAIHVCAALLAFGVCLRILDDLEDQDRDGQLWKEVGSARAWNYASAIHVLSFEILSKAPLEPQIFHKINQCYIDAFFRISVGQDRDLAGTTRTVEDYWLTVEMKSAGFLATACATGAMVGTENPELIQACGVFGHHLGLALQILNDMESIWQPDGITDLKQGKITLPLLYGLQFDHPERDELLSLVTANEIAIHAERIKEILDKIHTKSFLIWAALEERKQALEAIKICPNTEGREVLESYITGMFGDIDLLLQQPEVDKA, encoded by the coding sequence ATGGATTCCCTAAAATCGTTATATCCAGAAATAAGAGCAGTTCTTCAAAACTCAATTCCCAATTATTGGCCAGAATTGAAGTTGTTACTGGGAAAATTGTTTGAAGAACCGATGATTCCAGAGGCGATATTACCACTGGCGTCCTGCCAAGCTGTTAATGGAGAAGCAAAAGATGCTATTCATGTTTGTGCTGCACTCCTAGCCTTCGGTGTATGTTTACGCATTTTAGACGATTTAGAAGACCAAGATCGAGATGGACAGCTATGGAAGGAAGTTGGCTCTGCAAGGGCTTGGAATTATGCCTCGGCTATTCACGTTCTTTCCTTTGAGATACTGAGCAAAGCACCTCTTGAACCCCAAATATTTCACAAAATTAATCAATGCTATATTGATGCTTTTTTCCGCATATCAGTAGGTCAAGATAGAGATTTAGCCGGAACTACTCGCACAGTTGAAGACTATTGGTTAACAGTAGAAATGAAAAGTGCTGGCTTTCTTGCCACAGCTTGTGCAACTGGTGCGATGGTTGGCACAGAAAACCCAGAACTGATTCAAGCTTGTGGTGTTTTTGGTCATCATCTAGGGCTAGCTCTACAAATCTTGAACGATATGGAATCAATTTGGCAACCTGATGGAATAACCGACTTAAAACAGGGAAAAATTACACTTCCTTTACTCTATGGTTTACAATTTGATCACCCTGAACGCGACGAACTTCTATCCCTAGTGACAGCTAATGAAATCGCCATCCATGCTGAAAGAATTAAGGAAATATTAGATAAAATTCACACAAAAAGCTTCTTGATTTGGGCGGCTTTAGAAGAACGGAAACAAGCCCTAGAAGCTATCAAAATTTGTCCTAATACCGAAGGTAGAGAAGTTCTGGAATCTTACATAACGGGGATGTTCGGAGACATCGATTTATTATTGCAACAGCCAGAAGTTGACAAGGCTTAA
- a CDS encoding tetratricopeptide repeat protein: MHNQEKYAEAFKLVEKLLEDYPYSVELLVKRAKIIQLLDNDDAATPSLETAKESLKTANVIAPQSIEPCIELGYFEYAINNCPGDAINYFEAARKNAELGLKEALIGEIKCYIDMNKTSKAREIIEKAKIFFPDDSEIGFLEFELQEYE; encoded by the coding sequence TTGCACAACCAAGAAAAATATGCAGAAGCATTTAAATTGGTTGAAAAACTTTTGGAGGATTATCCATATTCAGTTGAATTACTTGTTAAGCGGGCTAAGATAATTCAATTGTTAGATAACGATGATGCAGCAACTCCCAGCTTAGAAACAGCTAAAGAAAGCTTAAAAACAGCTAATGTAATAGCACCTCAATCTATAGAGCCTTGTATAGAGTTAGGCTATTTTGAATATGCAATCAATAATTGTCCAGGTGATGCAATTAACTATTTTGAGGCTGCCAGAAAAAATGCAGAATTAGGTTTAAAGGAGGCATTAATTGGGGAAATCAAATGTTATATAGACATGAATAAAACATCCAAAGCAAGGGAAATTATAGAAAAAGCAAAGATTTTTTTTCCAGATGACAGTGAAATTGGATTTCTTGAATTTGAATTACAAGAGTATGAGTGA